The Trichoplusia ni isolate ovarian cell line Hi5 unplaced genomic scaffold, tn1 tig00000609, whole genome shotgun sequence genome includes a window with the following:
- the LOC113507103 gene encoding glutathione S-transferase 1-1-like produces the protein MGLKLYSVSDGPPSLSCRQVLAALDVPFELVDVIFNNGEHMTEEYAKMNPQKEIPVLDDDGFFLSESVAIMQYICDKYKPGSSLYPTDPKARAIVNQRLLFNLTTYYANVAPYTMAPIFFAYERTPEGLKRVHMALEVFETYLTRLGSSYAAGDQLTIADFPLINTTMTLEAVGVDFSKYAKINQWYNNFKNNHPDLWKISAAGMKEIKHFDANPPDLSHLNHPIHPARKQKA, from the exons ATGGGACTAAAGTTATACTCAGTATCAGATGGCCCGCCATCCCTGTCTTGCCGCCAAGTACTTGCAGCCTTAGATGTACCCTTTGAACTAGTTGATGTCATATTTAATAATGGGGAACATATGACCGAAGAATACGCAAAG ATGAACCCCCAAAAAGAAATCCCTGTATTGGACGATGACGGGTTCTTCTTGAGCGAGAGTGTCGCTATTATGCAGTACATTTGCGATAAATACAAGCCAGGGTCATCTTTGTACCCCACGGATCCGAAAGCCAG gGCCATTGTTAACCAACGTCTGCTGTTTAACTTGACGACTTATTACGCTAATGTAGCACCTTACACG ATGGCCCCTATCTTCTTCGCTTACGAGCGTACCCCAGAAGGCTTGAAGCGAGTCCACATGGCTTTAGAAGTATTCGAAACCTATCTCACACGTCTAGGCTCCAGCTACGCCGCCGGTGACCAGTTGACCATCGCAGATTTCCCTCTCATTAACACTACCATGACCCTAGAAGCCGTTGGTGTGGACTTCTCGAAATATGCTAAG ataaaCCAATGGTATAATAACTTCAAGAATAATCATCCGGACTTATGGAAGATCTCAGCAGCCGGCATGAAAGAGATCAAACACTTCGACGCTAACCCACCGGACTTGTCTCATCTTAATCATCCCATTCATCCGGCTAGGAAACAAAAAGCCTAA
- the LOC113507102 gene encoding liver carboxylesterase 4-like isoform X1 encodes MNRSWLCVALALVTVCAPAQAVVGGAPASPPEPDAAVVFTQRFGFSSRIEGHKDDKLGYYSFFGIRYAEPPLGPQRFQRPVRRYLAGEMMATNQCPPCPQPDPYQPRRIIGHEDCLCLNVYAPKMPATEQGSPVVFFIHGGNYRTGSTGPYGGQHLAQKDTILVTAQYRLGSLGYLSTGQRDAGGNLGLFDLHTAMVWIQDYIQFFGGDPKRVVVMGQGSGGSAASLMAMSPEGRSASGVAALSGTPLSPGAVRPDPAKHAEALAERTGCPKAPAESLLICLRKLPVEELVQADEDLNMDMVDTQRFLEEISGRSGAGARVEGKDDLRGLPPLVAEAPAESLNKEQKRVPFLTGVTKAETSRAVFGKFNKFLTNQLQTVTDFLKKDVIGGLQNVVSGVEGLIPLASTVTAALPVADYYQGLFDQAGNIVDGLAEIAEATGDALFNFPAYQSVEKWSSGGEAYLYSFEHIGNLSKGWNFLPGVALAERADDETTPKPKKAQGPAHGDELAYIFELLGPDGQPMSGDISSTDARVRDNFVGLISKFAHGLDEGARKKNTTSLFGALPFSKDTNQFLKISEKLTVDKDFRFCQIGLWGNMGDRLTGALCKNLLGNLLNLSKLPGQLPNQLTQQIPNQLTQQLPTQGSVPLVPGLFGKPATKAPARKPQRTTQGAFKLPFDF; translated from the exons ATATGCAGAACCACCGCTGGGACCTCAAAGGTTCCAACGGCCAGTCCGTCGGTACCTGGCTGGAGAGATGATGGCCACAAACCAATGCCCCCCATGCCCTCAACCTGATCCCTACCAGCCGAGGAGAATCATCGGCCATGAAGACTGCCTCTGTCTTAACGTGTATGCACCTAAAATGCCCGCCACGGAACAGG gtAGTCCCgtagttttctttattcatgGTGGAAACTACAGAACAGGATCCACTGGACCTTACGGA GGACAACATTTAGCTCAAAAGGACACGATTTTGGTGACTGCACAGTATCGTTTAGGATCACTCGGTTACCTCAGCACAGGTCAAAGGGACGCAGGAGGGAATCTCGGACTTTTCGATTTACATACAGCTATGGTTTGG ATTCAAGATTACATTCAGTTTTTTGGAGGCGATCCCAAAAGAGTGGTTGTAATGGGCCAAGGTTCAGGTGGCAGCGCAGCGTCACTCATGGCTATGTCTCCTGAAGGCCGCAGCGCGTCTGGCGTGGCCGCGCTGTCTGGCACCCCACTGTCACCGGGTGCCGTCAGGCCCGACCCTGCGAAACATGCTGAAGCTCTTGCTGAGCGAACAGGGTGCCCTAAGGCCCCGGCTGAGAGCCTCCTCATATGCCTAAGAAAACTTCCTGTCGAAGAACTAGTACAA GCAGACGAAGATCTCAATATGGATATGGTTGATACTCAAAGATTTTTGGAAGAGATCTCCGGCCGCTCAG GGGCTGGTGCTAGAGTGGAAGGTAAGGATGATCTGCGTGGTCTTCCACCCCTCGTGGCCGAAGCTCCGGCGGAGTCACTGAATAAGGAGCAGAAACGAGTACCGTTCCTCACTGGGGTCACCAAAGCTGAGACTTCCAGAGCAGTTTTTG GGAAATTCAACAAGTTCCTGACGAACCAATTACAGACAGTCACGGATTTCTTGAAGAAAGACGTCATCGGTGGTCTTCAGAACGTGGTGTCAGGCGTAGAGGGCCTGATCCCGCTGGCCTCCACCGTCACAGCCGCTCTGCCTGTGGCTGACTACTACCAGGGGCTTTTCGACCAAGCCGGTAACATCGTTGACGGGCTCGCTGAGATCGCGGAGGCTACAG GCGATGCTTTATTCAACTTCCCAGCTTACCAAAGCGTTGAAAAGTGGAGTTCAGGAGGAGAAGCCTACCTCTACAGTTTTGAACACATCGGTAACCTCTCTAAAGGGTGGAATTTCTTACCTGGAGTCGCTCTGGCTG AAAGAGCTGATGACGAAACTACGCCCAAGCCTAAAAAAGCTCAGGGTCCAGCTCATGGTGATGAACTGGCTTATATATTCGAGCTTCTAGGACCTGACGGGCAACCAATGAGTGGAGATATATCTAGCACTGACGCCCGAGTACGGGACAACTTTGTAGGGCTAATATCCAAGTTTGCACACGGCTTAGATGAGGgcgccagaaaaaaaaacactaccaGTCTTTTTGGTGCACTGCCATTCTCTAAGGACACGAACCAGTTTTTAAAGATTAGTGAAAAGCTCACCGTTGACAAAGATTTCAG ATTTTGTCAAATCGGTCTGTGGGGGAATATGGGAGATCGACTTACAGGCGCACTATGCAAGAATCTTCTCGGCAACCTGTTGAATTTGTCAAAATTGCCCGGACAACTGCCCAATCAACTGACGCAGCAGATCCCGAATCAACTGACCCAACAATTGCCAACTCAAGGCAGTGTGCCCTTAGTACCAGGCTTGTTTGGGAAGCCAGCGACCAAAGCTCCTGCAAGGAAACCACAAAGAACGACTCAGGGGGCCTTTAAACTTCCATTtgacttttga
- the LOC113507102 gene encoding carboxylesterase 4A-like isoform X2 yields MMATNQCPPCPQPDPYQPRRIIGHEDCLCLNVYAPKMPATEQGSPVVFFIHGGNYRTGSTGPYGGQHLAQKDTILVTAQYRLGSLGYLSTGQRDAGGNLGLFDLHTAMVWIQDYIQFFGGDPKRVVVMGQGSGGSAASLMAMSPEGRSASGVAALSGTPLSPGAVRPDPAKHAEALAERTGCPKAPAESLLICLRKLPVEELVQADEDLNMDMVDTQRFLEEISGRSGAGARVEGKDDLRGLPPLVAEAPAESLNKEQKRVPFLTGVTKAETSRAVFGKFNKFLTNQLQTVTDFLKKDVIGGLQNVVSGVEGLIPLASTVTAALPVADYYQGLFDQAGNIVDGLAEIAEATGDALFNFPAYQSVEKWSSGGEAYLYSFEHIGNLSKGWNFLPGVALAERADDETTPKPKKAQGPAHGDELAYIFELLGPDGQPMSGDISSTDARVRDNFVGLISKFAHGLDEGARKKNTTSLFGALPFSKDTNQFLKISEKLTVDKDFRFCQIGLWGNMGDRLTGALCKNLLGNLLNLSKLPGQLPNQLTQQIPNQLTQQLPTQGSVPLVPGLFGKPATKAPARKPQRTTQGAFKLPFDF; encoded by the exons ATGATGGCCACAAACCAATGCCCCCCATGCCCTCAACCTGATCCCTACCAGCCGAGGAGAATCATCGGCCATGAAGACTGCCTCTGTCTTAACGTGTATGCACCTAAAATGCCCGCCACGGAACAGG gtAGTCCCgtagttttctttattcatgGTGGAAACTACAGAACAGGATCCACTGGACCTTACGGA GGACAACATTTAGCTCAAAAGGACACGATTTTGGTGACTGCACAGTATCGTTTAGGATCACTCGGTTACCTCAGCACAGGTCAAAGGGACGCAGGAGGGAATCTCGGACTTTTCGATTTACATACAGCTATGGTTTGG ATTCAAGATTACATTCAGTTTTTTGGAGGCGATCCCAAAAGAGTGGTTGTAATGGGCCAAGGTTCAGGTGGCAGCGCAGCGTCACTCATGGCTATGTCTCCTGAAGGCCGCAGCGCGTCTGGCGTGGCCGCGCTGTCTGGCACCCCACTGTCACCGGGTGCCGTCAGGCCCGACCCTGCGAAACATGCTGAAGCTCTTGCTGAGCGAACAGGGTGCCCTAAGGCCCCGGCTGAGAGCCTCCTCATATGCCTAAGAAAACTTCCTGTCGAAGAACTAGTACAA GCAGACGAAGATCTCAATATGGATATGGTTGATACTCAAAGATTTTTGGAAGAGATCTCCGGCCGCTCAG GGGCTGGTGCTAGAGTGGAAGGTAAGGATGATCTGCGTGGTCTTCCACCCCTCGTGGCCGAAGCTCCGGCGGAGTCACTGAATAAGGAGCAGAAACGAGTACCGTTCCTCACTGGGGTCACCAAAGCTGAGACTTCCAGAGCAGTTTTTG GGAAATTCAACAAGTTCCTGACGAACCAATTACAGACAGTCACGGATTTCTTGAAGAAAGACGTCATCGGTGGTCTTCAGAACGTGGTGTCAGGCGTAGAGGGCCTGATCCCGCTGGCCTCCACCGTCACAGCCGCTCTGCCTGTGGCTGACTACTACCAGGGGCTTTTCGACCAAGCCGGTAACATCGTTGACGGGCTCGCTGAGATCGCGGAGGCTACAG GCGATGCTTTATTCAACTTCCCAGCTTACCAAAGCGTTGAAAAGTGGAGTTCAGGAGGAGAAGCCTACCTCTACAGTTTTGAACACATCGGTAACCTCTCTAAAGGGTGGAATTTCTTACCTGGAGTCGCTCTGGCTG AAAGAGCTGATGACGAAACTACGCCCAAGCCTAAAAAAGCTCAGGGTCCAGCTCATGGTGATGAACTGGCTTATATATTCGAGCTTCTAGGACCTGACGGGCAACCAATGAGTGGAGATATATCTAGCACTGACGCCCGAGTACGGGACAACTTTGTAGGGCTAATATCCAAGTTTGCACACGGCTTAGATGAGGgcgccagaaaaaaaaacactaccaGTCTTTTTGGTGCACTGCCATTCTCTAAGGACACGAACCAGTTTTTAAAGATTAGTGAAAAGCTCACCGTTGACAAAGATTTCAG ATTTTGTCAAATCGGTCTGTGGGGGAATATGGGAGATCGACTTACAGGCGCACTATGCAAGAATCTTCTCGGCAACCTGTTGAATTTGTCAAAATTGCCCGGACAACTGCCCAATCAACTGACGCAGCAGATCCCGAATCAACTGACCCAACAATTGCCAACTCAAGGCAGTGTGCCCTTAGTACCAGGCTTGTTTGGGAAGCCAGCGACCAAAGCTCCTGCAAGGAAACCACAAAGAACGACTCAGGGGGCCTTTAAACTTCCATTtgacttttga